The stretch of DNA CGTGGGGCCGCTCCAGCGAGGAGGGGCCCGAGGCGGACAGGGAGCCGCAGAGCACCAGCCGGGCCTGGCTGCCCGCCTGCACGAGCGCCTCGCACACGTTGCGCGTGCCCCCGGCGTTGACGCGCATGAAGTCCTCGCGCACCGCGGCACGGCGGATGCCCGCGAGGTGGAACACCACGTCACAGCCCGCTACAGCCTGCTTCAGCGATGCGGGGTCCGTGACATCTCCATCCACCCGGCGGTAGGGCAGCCCGGCGAGCCCCGTCACGTCGCTGGTGCGCCGCAGCAGGCACGTCACGGCGTCGCCTCGCGCCACCAGCGCGCGGGCCAGCCAGGTTCCCAGGAATCCATTTCCACCGGTGATGAGGGCATTCATGTGCGGCTGTTTTCAAAACCAAATACATCACGGCGGCAAGGGAAAATCCGTCCGGGGAATTACTTGCGCGCAGGCGGAAACCCGAGGATCAACGTGGCTCGTGCCGAGGGGGCCGATGTGATTCCGAGGTCCGTTCTCCGAGGGAAAAACGCACGGGAGGGCTGTTTTTCGGCCTCGGGCGTGCTACTACGCCCCCACGGCTCTAGATTGTTCATGCCGTAATCAACGTCCCCTTCGGAGGGGAGGAGACAGAACCGAATGGCCGCAAAGAAGGCTGCTGCGAAGAAGACCGCTGCGAAGAAGGCTGCTCCCGCCGCGAAGAAGGCCGCCGGCGCCAAGAAGCCGAACGCCGCGTTCATGAAGGAGTTCAACCCCACGCCCGAACTCGCCGCCGTCGTCGGGGACAAGCCGCTTCCTCGCACCGCGGTCATCAAGAAGCTGTGGGACTACTTCAAGAAGAACGGTCTCAACCAGGGCCAGCTCATCAACCTGGATGACAACCTGAAGAAGGTCTACGGCAACAAGAAGCAGATCAAGATGACCGAGGTCGCCGGCGCCTTCAAGCACCTGAAGGAGTAGTCCGATTCATCAGCGGGCCCTTCTTGGGGGCACGCGGCATTCGAGGGCTCGCCGGGTACGGCGGGCCCTCTTCTTTTGGGCCCCCCGTGGGCGCCGAGCGTTGGATAGAGGGCGGACGGGCATCTGCGCACTGGCCAACGGCCTTGGGAGGTTCTACCTCTCTGCCCCAAAATGCTCGACGGATCGAAAGAGGCGAAGGCCGCGACGCCGCAGCAGGTGGAGCGGGAGGTGGCCCAGGTGGCCGAGGCGCTGTATGGGCGGCTCCGCGAGGAGCTGCTGGAGAGTGCCCGCAGGACGCCCCTGTCCACGTACCGGTTTCAATTGCATCAAGGCTTCCGGTTCGAGGATGCGCGCAAGGTGGTGCCGTACCTGGCCCGGCTGGGGGTGAGCGATCTGTATGCCTCCCCGTACCTGAAGGCCACCCCAGGCAGCACCCACGGGTATGACTGCGTGGACCACCAGCAGATCAACCCCGAGGTGGGCTCGCCGGAGGAGCACCAGGCGCTCTGCCAGACGCTGAAGGAGCACCGCCTGGGGCACGTGGTGGACGTGGTGCCCAACCACATGGGCATCGAGCGGCTCAACCCCCTGTGGTTCGACGTGCTGGAGAACGGCCCGTCCTCGCTGTACGCGAAGCACTTCGACATCGACTGGGCCCCGGTCAAGGCCGAGCTGCGCGACAAGGTGCTCCTGCCCATCCTGGGAGACCAGTACGGCATCGTCCTGGAGCGCGGCGAGCTGAAGCTGACCTTCCGCGAGGGGGCCTTCTTCATCCAGTACTACGAGCACTTCCTGCCGCTGGCCCCGCGCCAGTATGGCTATGTGCTGAACCAGGAGCTGGAGGCGCTCACGGCGAAGGTGGGGGCCACGAGCCCTCACCTCATCGAGCTCCAGTCCATCCTCACCGCCATCGAGCACCT from Stigmatella aurantiaca encodes:
- a CDS encoding SWIB/MDM2 domain-containing protein translates to MAAKKAAAKKTAAKKAAPAAKKAAGAKKPNAAFMKEFNPTPELAAVVGDKPLPRTAVIKKLWDYFKKNGLNQGQLINLDDNLKKVYGNKKQIKMTEVAGAFKHLKE